In one Pseudomonas fitomaticsae genomic region, the following are encoded:
- a CDS encoding type VI secretion system Vgr family protein, whose product MLDANATHITLTLEGASADLQVLSFTGREALNEPFRFDIELVSARPDLKLEELLHKPGCLTFGATGEGKIHGLVYRIEQGDSGKTLTRYSLSLVPQLAYLRHNHDQQIFQQLTVPKIIAQVLEDRGILADAYSFQLSAEYPERDYCVQYDESDLHFIQRLCEEEGIHFHFQHSSSGHKLVFGDDQTVFRKLKPVNYQQDSGMTADKPVIKRFNLRLETRTSRVSRRDYDFEKPKILPEGAAKSAFMPDLEDYDYPGRFTTRERGKFLATRALERHRSDYKLAEGKGDEPTLTTGHFMTLAEHPRAEWNDLWLLLEIFHEGKQPQVLGENVTSDVTDNKSDFHQGYRNSFVATPWDAHYRPALEHPKPKVLGSQTAIVTGPAGEEIHCDQYGRVKVQFHWDREGQADDKTTCWLRVASGWAGAAYGGIAIPRIGMEVLVTFLEGDPDQPLVTGCLYHKENVVPYDLPANKTRSTFKTLSSPGGKGYNEFRIEDKKGVEQIYIHAQRDWDENIEHDQKIRVGNERHDTVEANTLSEFKVEEHRITHLDRKSEMRANDHLTVGVTQHVKVGTGQFVEAGTEIHYHAGDKVVIEGGMELTAKAGGSFVKVDAGGVTISGAEVKANTGGAPGAGTGIAILPPVIPTPAANDKPGTVVSPKQVVKSA is encoded by the coding sequence ATGCTGGACGCCAACGCTACCCACATTACCCTCACGCTCGAAGGCGCTTCCGCCGACCTGCAAGTCCTCAGCTTCACCGGTCGCGAAGCCCTCAACGAACCGTTCCGTTTCGACATCGAACTGGTCAGTGCCCGCCCCGACCTCAAACTTGAAGAACTCCTGCACAAGCCCGGCTGCCTGACCTTCGGCGCCACTGGCGAGGGCAAGATTCATGGTCTGGTGTATCGCATCGAACAAGGCGATTCCGGCAAGACCCTGACCCGTTACAGCCTGAGCCTGGTGCCGCAACTGGCTTACCTGCGGCACAACCATGACCAGCAGATCTTCCAGCAACTGACGGTGCCGAAGATCATTGCTCAGGTACTGGAAGATCGCGGCATTCTGGCCGACGCCTACAGCTTCCAGCTCAGTGCCGAATACCCGGAACGCGATTATTGCGTGCAGTACGACGAATCCGACCTGCATTTCATCCAGCGCCTGTGCGAAGAGGAAGGCATTCACTTCCACTTCCAGCACAGCAGCAGCGGCCACAAGCTGGTGTTCGGCGACGACCAGACCGTGTTCCGCAAACTGAAACCGGTCAACTACCAGCAGGATTCGGGGATGACCGCCGACAAACCGGTGATCAAGCGTTTCAACCTGCGCCTGGAAACCCGTACCAGTCGCGTCAGCCGTCGCGATTACGATTTCGAGAAACCGAAGATTCTGCCTGAAGGCGCGGCCAAATCCGCGTTCATGCCGGATCTTGAGGACTACGACTACCCCGGCCGCTTCACCACGCGTGAACGCGGCAAGTTCCTCGCGACCCGCGCGCTGGAACGCCACCGCAGCGACTACAAACTCGCCGAAGGCAAAGGTGACGAGCCGACCCTGACCACCGGCCATTTCATGACCCTGGCCGAACACCCGCGCGCCGAGTGGAATGACCTGTGGCTGTTGCTGGAAATCTTCCACGAAGGCAAACAGCCGCAAGTGCTGGGCGAAAACGTCACCAGCGACGTGACCGACAACAAGAGCGATTTCCACCAGGGCTACCGCAACAGCTTCGTGGCCACCCCGTGGGACGCCCACTACCGCCCTGCCCTCGAGCACCCGAAACCGAAAGTCCTCGGCAGCCAGACCGCGATCGTCACCGGCCCCGCTGGCGAAGAAATCCACTGCGACCAGTACGGCCGCGTGAAGGTGCAATTCCACTGGGACCGCGAAGGCCAAGCCGACGACAAGACCACCTGCTGGCTGCGCGTCGCCAGCGGCTGGGCCGGCGCAGCGTACGGCGGCATCGCCATCCCGCGCATCGGCATGGAAGTGCTGGTGACCTTCCTTGAAGGCGACCCCGACCAGCCGCTGGTGACCGGTTGCCTGTACCACAAGGAAAACGTCGTTCCTTACGACTTGCCGGCGAACAAGACCCGCAGCACCTTCAAGACCCTCAGTTCCCCGGGCGGCAAGGGCTACAACGAGTTCCGCATCGAAGACAAGAAAGGCGTCGAGCAGATCTACATCCACGCCCAGCGCGACTGGGACGAGAACATCGAGCACGACCAGAAGATCCGCGTCGGCAATGAACGGCATGACACCGTCGAGGCCAATACGCTGAGCGAATTCAAGGTCGAGGAACACCGCATCACCCACCTGGACCGCAAGAGCGAAATGCGCGCCAACGATCACCTGACTGTGGGCGTTACCCAGCATGTGAAAGTCGGCACCGGGCAGTTTGTCGAAGCGGGTACGGAGATTCACTACCACGCGGGTGACAAAGTCGTGATCGAAGGCGGGATGGAGCTGACGGCCAAGGCTGGCGGCAGTTTCGTCAAGGTTGATGCGGGGGGTGTGACCATCAGTGGTGCGGAGGTGAAGGCCAATACCGGTGGTGCGCCGGGTGCCGGCACCGGGATCGCGATTCTGCCGCCGGTCATTCCGACCCCGGCCGCCAACGACAAGCCGGGCACCGTTGTTTCGCCGAAGCAGGTTGTGAAGTCGGCTTGA
- a CDS encoding DUF2790 domain-containing protein: protein MNIRPFLLTTALACTAFAGLAQANDTSANTKAVPYEYGMPLHVSKVISMTEPHTQQCKVITADMKYLDNAGKPEEISYRKLSDACSFQN from the coding sequence ATGAACATTCGTCCGTTCCTGCTCACCACCGCCCTCGCCTGCACCGCGTTTGCCGGGCTGGCCCAGGCCAATGACACGTCCGCCAACACCAAGGCTGTGCCCTACGAATACGGCATGCCCCTGCACGTCAGCAAAGTGATCTCGATGACCGAGCCGCATACGCAGCAATGCAAGGTCATTACCGCCGACATGAAGTACCTCGACAACGCCGGCAAACCCGAGGAAATCAGTTACCGGAAATTGTCTGACGCGTGCAGCTTCCAAAACTGA
- the eco gene encoding serine protease inhibitor ecotin, producing the protein MGNFTVYATAGLMLASLSTLTHAAKLEDTAPYPKAEAGFTRQVIHLPQQAQEENLKVEILAGKTLEVDCNRQRLGGNLEEKNLEGWGYPFYRLEKVSGPMSTLMACPPGTQKKRAFVPVIGDGFSVRYNSKLPIVVYAPSDVEVRYRIWSAADKIGVAIPE; encoded by the coding sequence ATGGGAAATTTCACTGTTTACGCGACCGCCGGCCTGATGCTCGCCAGCCTGTCCACCCTCACCCACGCCGCCAAACTTGAAGACACCGCGCCCTATCCGAAGGCCGAAGCGGGCTTCACGCGCCAGGTCATCCACCTGCCGCAACAAGCCCAGGAAGAAAACCTCAAAGTCGAAATCCTCGCCGGCAAGACACTCGAAGTCGACTGCAACCGCCAGCGTCTGGGCGGCAACCTCGAAGAGAAAAACCTTGAAGGCTGGGGCTATCCGTTCTACCGCCTGGAAAAAGTCAGCGGCCCGATGAGCACGTTGATGGCCTGCCCGCCCGGCACCCAGAAAAAACGCGCGTTCGTACCGGTGATCGGTGACGGTTTCAGCGTGCGCTACAACAGCAAGCTGCCGATCGTGGTTTACGCACCGTCGGATGTCGAAGTGCGCTATCGCATCTGGTCGGCTGCGGACAAGATTGGCGTGGCCATTCCCGAGTAA
- a CDS encoding DUF1652 domain-containing protein, which yields MFLSALELRNIIESSFLPKRCQCTLSPDLSMTVKVYGDHQTDQVELLVSGIDASHLNSCREINGLIAGLRSDLAQHTATHSVPRSRVV from the coding sequence ATGTTTTTGTCTGCCTTGGAACTGCGCAACATCATAGAAAGCAGCTTTCTACCAAAACGCTGCCAGTGCACGCTGTCCCCGGATCTGTCGATGACCGTCAAGGTGTATGGCGATCACCAGACCGATCAGGTTGAGCTGCTGGTGAGTGGCATCGATGCCAGTCATCTGAACAGCTGTCGCGAAATCAACGGCCTGATCGCCGGGTTGCGCTCGGATCTTGCGCAACACACGGCAACTCACTCAGTGCCGCGATCCAGAGTCGTCTAA